A part of Thermotoga petrophila RKU-1 genomic DNA contains:
- a CDS encoding LptA/OstA family protein: MKKLLIAFFILVSLFAFSKTIHIKADFVKPSDERIEYSGNVVLKIEEENFTLTADNLIVKKLSGKWRITEASSSVTVTLEDGELKGDSLIYDVETRVGTITGNVKGEFIDKTSTETIYIECEQITFDLEEDVFQGTGEVKIQKGSVVANSEEVVYRRKDGIIELLRSVRLKDKEKDLEMEAERVVMDLEEDTMEASSVTVTLEVE; the protein is encoded by the coding sequence GTGAAAAAGTTGTTGATCGCGTTCTTCATCCTTGTGAGTCTTTTCGCATTCTCAAAGACGATCCACATAAAAGCAGATTTTGTGAAGCCTTCTGATGAAAGGATAGAGTATTCCGGAAACGTTGTTCTCAAGATCGAAGAAGAGAACTTTACGCTGACTGCGGACAATTTAATCGTGAAAAAACTGAGTGGAAAGTGGAGAATAACGGAAGCGAGTTCATCTGTGACTGTGACCCTTGAAGATGGGGAGTTGAAAGGAGATAGCCTCATTTACGATGTGGAGACCAGAGTGGGAACTATCACGGGAAATGTGAAAGGTGAGTTCATCGATAAAACCAGTACAGAAACGATCTATATAGAGTGCGAACAAATCACCTTCGATCTTGAAGAGGACGTTTTCCAGGGAACTGGAGAGGTGAAGATTCAGAAGGGTTCAGTTGTGGCAAATTCCGAAGAGGTGGTTTACAGAAGAAAAGACGGTATCATAGAACTCCTCCGCAGTGTGAGGTTGAAGGATAAAGAAAAAGATCTGGAAATGGAAGCAGAGAGAGTGGTCATGGATCTTGAAGAAGATACAATGGAAGCGAGTTCTGTGACCGTCACCTTAGAGGTGGAGTGA
- a CDS encoding patatin-like phospholipase family protein, whose translation MSVTKGIAFAAGGVKGAAHVAFLEKSGDVFDVITGSSIGAVVGGLYALYGEPALVKDITFSLMKKHFEDLKKTESENTWRGLFQRSLFKADLLFSVLKEAFGRKKFSDCKKTLGVVVFDTENMDSLLVTEGFLIDAVVASSSVPGYFEPIWIGGTPCLDGGVLAPTPVSQARELGADFVVASAFNRERKDGFKNHFEMFFVMDRWKEILLEREELSKANFVVMHDVNEPWNAFDKYEEIYRKVLKNLRGVILPW comes from the coding sequence ATGAGCGTGACAAAGGGAATAGCGTTCGCGGCGGGAGGAGTCAAAGGGGCGGCTCACGTTGCTTTCCTGGAGAAATCTGGAGACGTGTTCGATGTGATCACCGGATCATCGATAGGAGCCGTTGTAGGTGGTCTGTACGCGCTCTACGGAGAGCCCGCTTTGGTGAAAGACATCACCTTTTCCCTTATGAAGAAACACTTCGAAGACCTGAAGAAGACGGAATCGGAGAACACCTGGAGAGGATTGTTTCAGCGCTCTCTTTTCAAGGCGGACCTGCTGTTTTCTGTTCTCAAAGAGGCTTTTGGTAGAAAGAAATTTTCTGACTGCAAGAAGACGCTCGGTGTTGTGGTCTTCGATACAGAAAACATGGATTCTCTCCTTGTGACAGAAGGATTTCTGATAGATGCCGTCGTAGCGAGCAGTTCTGTGCCGGGATATTTCGAGCCGATCTGGATAGGAGGGACTCCCTGTCTGGATGGTGGGGTTCTTGCACCCACACCGGTTTCTCAGGCGCGGGAACTCGGAGCAGACTTCGTCGTAGCTTCCGCTTTCAACAGAGAGAGAAAAGACGGATTTAAGAATCATTTCGAGATGTTCTTTGTGATGGACAGGTGGAAGGAGATTCTCCTGGAAAGAGAAGAACTTTCAAAGGCGAATTTTGTGGTGATGCACGATGTGAACGAGCCCTGGAACGCCTTTGATAAGTACGAAGAAATCTATAGAAAGGTACTTAAAAATCTAAGGGGAGTGATTTTACCCTGGTAA
- a CDS encoding S-layer homology domain-containing protein: MRKILVLGLVVISILLLSQNIKDLEPDSPFFEAVNYVVKAGIMELDDKGNFRGALLVTRYDVAQYIYRLVMRFELEKLKEKLPLLDELDIVKAATIALDERTSNLEKNYNSLNSRVDSAVLEITSTASEVSELKTKIDSLEEAFNNLSLAFTSFKQETAGIDSEILRRIDVVEKNLKKLEESSQQNTSRLTLLEKNLENVSKEMTSLEGAITQLSSDTRNLLAWKQDAGEDILMLKGRTGSLSEELNQLRKELDSLSSDVVNLKNEMNQKVSVVSSRVSAQEEKVSDLEKSILQTTAKFQMLESSVENLKSDLENLNKRFSGLEESVAEDQQNRTTMESEIQDLKKQVSDLSKKIERLSSDLTALSQRVEEKEKSSLQMDTSTLMVIGAGALALLLGIILLVGR, translated from the coding sequence TTGAGAAAGATTCTTGTTCTTGGGTTGGTAGTGATAAGCATTCTCCTGCTTTCACAGAACATAAAGGATTTAGAACCAGACTCTCCGTTTTTCGAAGCCGTGAACTACGTGGTGAAAGCGGGCATCATGGAGCTCGATGACAAGGGGAACTTCAGGGGAGCGCTCCTCGTGACTCGATACGACGTGGCGCAGTACATCTACAGACTGGTCATGAGATTCGAACTTGAAAAACTCAAAGAAAAGCTCCCGCTGCTCGATGAGCTCGATATTGTAAAAGCAGCCACGATCGCTCTAGATGAACGAACTTCCAATCTAGAAAAGAACTACAATTCTTTGAACTCTCGTGTCGATTCTGCTGTACTCGAAATTACCTCCACGGCGAGTGAAGTTTCAGAGTTGAAGACAAAGATCGATTCTCTGGAAGAAGCGTTCAACAACTTATCTCTGGCTTTCACCAGCTTCAAGCAGGAAACGGCTGGAATAGATTCGGAGATACTGAGGAGAATAGACGTTGTGGAAAAAAACCTTAAGAAACTTGAAGAGAGTTCACAACAGAATACCTCGAGACTGACTCTTCTGGAAAAGAATCTGGAAAACGTGTCAAAAGAGATGACCTCTCTTGAAGGAGCAATCACTCAGCTCAGCTCAGACACGCGCAACCTTCTCGCATGGAAACAGGACGCGGGCGAGGATATCCTCATGCTGAAGGGAAGAACAGGAAGTCTTTCAGAAGAGTTGAACCAGCTTCGCAAAGAATTGGACTCACTCTCCTCGGATGTGGTGAATCTGAAAAACGAAATGAACCAGAAGGTTTCTGTCGTTTCCAGCAGAGTCTCCGCTCAGGAGGAAAAGGTCTCTGATCTGGAAAAGAGTATCCTTCAGACAACAGCAAAATTTCAGATGCTGGAGTCCAGCGTGGAAAACCTGAAAAGCGATCTGGAAAACCTGAATAAACGTTTCTCCGGACTGGAAGAATCCGTCGCTGAAGATCAGCAAAACAGAACGACAATGGAGAGTGAAATCCAGGATCTGAAAAAGCAGGTGAGCGACCTTTCAAAGAAGATCGAAAGGCTCTCTTCGGACTTGACAGCACTTTCCCAGAGGGTGGAAGAAAAAGAGAAATCTTCGCTCCAGATGGATACCAGTACGCTGATGGTGATCGGCGCTGGTGCTCTTGCTCTTCTTTTGGGAATCATTCTTCTTGTGGGGCGATGA
- a CDS encoding MarR family winged helix-turn-helix transcriptional regulator, with product MKQPFERILREICFMVKVEGRKVLRDFGITPAQFDILQKIYFEGPKRPGELSVLLGVAKSTVTGLVKRLEADGYLTRTPDPADRRAYFLVITRKGEEVIEKVIERRENFIEKITSDLGKEKSSKILDYLKELKGVMERNFSKQ from the coding sequence GTGAAGCAACCTTTTGAAAGAATTCTCAGAGAGATCTGTTTCATGGTGAAGGTGGAAGGCAGAAAGGTGTTGAGAGACTTCGGCATAACACCGGCTCAGTTCGACATTCTTCAGAAGATCTATTTCGAAGGTCCCAAACGTCCAGGAGAACTCAGTGTTCTGCTGGGAGTTGCGAAGAGCACGGTGACCGGTCTGGTGAAAAGACTCGAGGCGGATGGTTATCTGACGCGCACTCCAGACCCCGCGGACCGGAGAGCCTACTTTCTGGTTATAACGAGAAAAGGAGAGGAGGTCATAGAAAAGGTCATCGAACGAAGGGAGAATTTCATCGAGAAGATCACAAGCGATCTTGGTAAAGAAAAATCCTCAAAGATACTCGACTATCTGAAGGAGTTGAAGGGCGTTATGGAGAGAAATTTTTCCAAACAATAA
- the rsmI gene encoding 16S rRNA (cytidine(1402)-2'-O)-methyltransferase yields MGKLIIVGTPIGNLEDITIRALKTLREVDLILAEDTRRTMVLLNKYRIKKPLLSFNERNSKKRIKEILPLLKEGKKVAIVSDAGMPVISDPGYNLVEECWREGIEVDIVPGPSALTSAVAVSGFPGSKFIFEGFLPRGKNRRRLLKSLKKENRVIVFFESPERLLSTLRDILEIIGDREVFIAREMTKLHQEFFRGKVSEAISHFEKKKPLGEITVVLSGKE; encoded by the coding sequence TTGGGGAAGCTGATCATAGTGGGAACACCTATAGGGAACCTCGAAGATATCACCATCAGGGCTTTGAAAACGCTCAGGGAGGTTGACCTGATACTTGCGGAGGACACCAGAAGAACAATGGTTCTTCTCAACAAATACAGAATAAAAAAACCGCTTCTTTCTTTCAACGAGAGGAACTCGAAGAAAAGAATAAAAGAAATTCTGCCGCTTCTCAAGGAAGGGAAGAAAGTAGCCATTGTCAGCGACGCGGGAATGCCGGTGATCTCCGATCCGGGATACAACCTCGTGGAGGAATGCTGGAGGGAAGGCATAGAGGTGGATATCGTTCCGGGACCGAGTGCTCTGACGAGTGCCGTCGCGGTGAGCGGATTTCCCGGCTCGAAGTTCATCTTCGAGGGTTTTTTGCCGCGTGGAAAAAACAGAAGAAGACTCCTCAAATCCTTGAAGAAAGAAAACAGAGTAATCGTGTTTTTCGAGTCACCGGAAAGGTTACTCTCAACTCTGAGAGATATTCTGGAGATAATTGGGGATCGAGAAGTGTTCATCGCAAGAGAAATGACGAAGCTCCATCAGGAATTCTTCAGAGGAAAGGTGAGCGAGGCCATTTCGCACTTTGAAAAGAAGAAACCTCTCGGTGAGATTACAGTGGTGCTATCTGGGAAGGAGTGA
- a CDS encoding lipoate--protein ligase family protein, giving the protein MIEKGVFPGALNMAIDSLMAEWSANMNSVLFRFYGWERPTVSLGRFQKEDGINVPDWIDVVRRPSGGRALLHHREITYCLAVPKKINFGKLSVLEFHRLVHSLIRDALVEAGLHAELSSERRGNTALCFDAPSRYEIVINGVKVVGSAQFRTAESIVEHGSIVLKQDIDLLKTIFGEDVPPLKGILDLYDVDVKALEERILAQFEKVFGTSRKIQLDSSMLKEARERSPLYEVRRR; this is encoded by the coding sequence GTGATTGAAAAAGGTGTTTTTCCTGGAGCGTTGAACATGGCCATCGATAGTCTGATGGCGGAGTGGTCCGCGAATATGAACTCGGTGTTGTTCAGATTCTACGGTTGGGAAAGGCCCACCGTTTCTCTGGGTCGTTTTCAAAAGGAAGACGGAATAAACGTTCCTGATTGGATAGATGTTGTGAGAAGACCTTCCGGAGGCAGGGCTCTGCTCCATCACCGGGAGATCACCTATTGTTTAGCAGTCCCTAAAAAAATAAATTTTGGGAAGCTTTCTGTTTTGGAATTTCACAGGCTTGTACACAGTTTGATAAGGGACGCTCTTGTGGAAGCCGGGTTGCACGCCGAGTTGTCAAGCGAAAGGCGGGGAAACACGGCGCTTTGTTTTGATGCTCCGTCGAGGTACGAGATCGTTATCAACGGTGTCAAAGTGGTGGGAAGTGCCCAGTTCAGAACGGCCGAGTCCATCGTTGAACATGGATCCATAGTTTTGAAGCAGGATATCGATCTTCTGAAAACCATCTTTGGCGAGGACGTTCCTCCTTTGAAGGGCATCCTGGATCTCTACGATGTTGATGTGAAGGCTCTGGAAGAAAGAATCTTAGCGCAGTTTGAGAAGGTTTTCGGTACTTCGAGGAAGATACAGCTGGACAGCAGTATGTTGAAAGAAGCGAGGGAAAGATCCCCTCTTTATGAGGTGAGGAGGAGATAG
- the rsmG gene encoding 16S rRNA (guanine(527)-N(7))-methyltransferase RsmG, producing the protein MDSVKNILLEYGLRFQEPQIEKVDKYIEELLGVPYNLTAHRDLDSAVHKNVVEILLPLKEELKGTLLDVGSGNGVPGLILAIFFSKLKVVLLDSREKSVNFLRGVIEKLDLENVSVVKERAENFSKERREEFDYVTARAVARLNVLVEICTPALKTGGKLLFYKGPSYIEELKEAQRAMKELKVELEKVREYSLKTGERRALLILRKYESSPEKYPRRVGVPFKRPLL; encoded by the coding sequence TTGGATTCAGTAAAGAACATTCTTCTCGAGTACGGACTGAGATTTCAAGAACCGCAGATAGAAAAGGTAGATAAGTACATTGAGGAACTCCTGGGAGTTCCCTACAATCTCACCGCTCACAGGGATTTAGACTCTGCTGTCCATAAAAATGTTGTAGAAATTCTCCTTCCTTTGAAAGAAGAACTGAAAGGGACACTCCTGGACGTGGGATCAGGCAATGGTGTCCCAGGGCTTATTTTAGCGATCTTTTTCTCGAAACTCAAGGTGGTACTTCTGGATTCAAGAGAAAAGTCGGTGAATTTCCTCAGAGGAGTGATAGAAAAGCTGGATCTGGAAAATGTCTCTGTTGTCAAAGAGAGGGCAGAGAACTTCTCTAAAGAGAGGCGAGAGGAATTCGATTACGTAACAGCCAGGGCCGTGGCGCGATTGAACGTTCTGGTGGAGATCTGCACTCCAGCACTGAAAACTGGTGGAAAACTTCTTTTCTACAAAGGACCTTCATACATAGAAGAGTTGAAAGAGGCGCAGAGAGCCATGAAAGAGCTGAAGGTGGAACTCGAAAAGGTACGAGAGTATTCTCTAAAAACCGGCGAAAGAAGGGCGCTATTGATACTCAGAAAATACGAGAGTTCTCCTGAAAAATATCCAAGGAGGGTGGGTGTACCATTCAAGAGGCCTTTGTTGTGA
- a CDS encoding FtsX-like permease family protein → MILKIALRNFTKNLKISLVVILGLAISLSLVTGALSLSDSINVWKWERIEENFGNADAVAEPKSPSFLFFSFATSKIDDSEIENLKKQVKGVLPVSEDSARLNSTLDVLVIATEPEYLSDFVGESLTLNPGEALVGKSIAELMNLKVGDRITLLFSSGSKEFTVVKIGEKGFLNFKGESASLSGTVFINVKDFDGVFPTKCYLHYDLPVEKHEETTIETNLRVRNIKYSFLKSPINKSLAYVTLAFSGISIFVGFLVFYMFCEDVIRDRSSTLVTLRKIGLRKMEEWGILLLEGFMYSLISASVGVLIGIFVGKFLLSRFQEVVDVISSSFFHFDKIGFHLSISTLLLSLGLGVLFPMFLFFLKAREITGKPPIYREMREQLDVSWKLVIFAVLLSFVLFFSELRVFSVVLLSLIIAIKLRNPFIMMALGTLNLGMGLFSSLNLQSEKAFIFSSLNKGSAIFFGVTLLVFSVVLLSKNVFNNLMSRGNLSLLIGLSYVQRFPKKGITVSLTFAFLIFSVTVFNILSASADRFVQEKVKGGLFGYNFLVLENPFRSLLAKTSLPVHEELKDPSRVYLYTLKTERGEKMIAFVDESFFRNSTLKLLRGSARSLEASDTALIGDPVDLEEITGTLKSILPLGGRKEVKFKVAGIYNKNDYLVPIDMIAPISNVPSDVKPLSLLLGRVEESSASSVKQFYFSKFAYPFFLDEEFKKLYSGIEGLVSVIKFIFLFGFLSASSGLLLFVLKSYFSRIKIMGTLRAVGMKINQLVASFLIEHLFFLFGGILIGTVSGVLMGYFVSEAMSESLGTFMVSVPTASILLSLLTVIALASAVMVIPSLMMSKLSPLEAMKEGE, encoded by the coding sequence GTGATCTTGAAAATCGCTCTGAGAAACTTCACAAAAAATTTGAAAATCTCCCTCGTTGTGATCTTAGGATTGGCCATCAGCTTGTCACTGGTAACGGGAGCGCTGTCCCTTTCGGATTCGATAAACGTGTGGAAATGGGAAAGGATAGAAGAAAACTTCGGCAACGCAGATGCCGTGGCGGAGCCAAAAAGCCCTTCCTTTCTCTTTTTCTCATTTGCAACCTCAAAAATCGACGATTCTGAAATAGAAAACCTGAAAAAACAAGTGAAAGGTGTTCTCCCGGTCTCAGAAGACAGCGCCAGGCTAAACAGCACTCTGGACGTTCTCGTGATAGCCACAGAACCGGAATACCTCTCAGATTTCGTTGGCGAGTCACTGACTTTGAATCCAGGAGAGGCCTTAGTTGGAAAATCCATCGCAGAACTGATGAACTTGAAGGTGGGAGACAGAATCACACTGCTTTTCTCATCGGGGAGTAAGGAATTCACCGTTGTAAAAATCGGTGAGAAAGGTTTTTTGAATTTCAAAGGCGAATCGGCGAGCCTCTCGGGAACTGTTTTCATCAACGTGAAAGATTTTGACGGAGTTTTTCCCACGAAGTGTTACCTTCACTACGATCTTCCGGTTGAAAAGCACGAAGAAACAACCATAGAAACAAATCTCAGGGTGAGGAATATAAAGTACAGCTTTCTCAAATCTCCGATCAACAAATCCCTTGCCTACGTGACACTCGCCTTTTCCGGTATTTCGATCTTCGTTGGTTTCCTGGTTTTTTACATGTTCTGTGAGGACGTGATAAGAGACAGGAGCTCCACACTCGTGACTCTGCGAAAGATAGGACTAAGAAAGATGGAAGAGTGGGGAATACTGCTTTTGGAAGGATTCATGTATTCTTTGATATCGGCATCAGTGGGTGTGTTGATCGGAATTTTCGTCGGAAAGTTTCTTTTGAGTCGTTTTCAGGAAGTCGTTGATGTGATCTCATCTTCGTTTTTCCACTTTGATAAAATAGGATTTCACCTTTCGATCAGTACACTTCTTCTTTCCCTTGGACTCGGGGTTCTTTTCCCGATGTTCCTTTTCTTTCTGAAAGCGAGAGAAATAACGGGAAAACCACCCATTTACAGAGAAATGAGAGAACAGCTGGATGTCTCTTGGAAACTCGTGATCTTTGCTGTGCTTTTGAGTTTCGTTCTTTTCTTCTCCGAACTTCGGGTGTTTTCTGTGGTTTTGCTGTCACTGATCATCGCCATCAAACTCAGAAATCCATTCATCATGATGGCTCTCGGTACTTTGAATCTCGGTATGGGGCTCTTTTCCAGTTTGAATCTTCAAAGTGAGAAAGCCTTCATCTTTTCATCTCTGAACAAAGGGTCCGCCATTTTCTTTGGTGTGACTCTTCTGGTTTTTTCGGTGGTTCTTCTTTCAAAAAACGTTTTCAACAACCTCATGTCCAGGGGCAATCTTTCCCTACTGATAGGATTGTCCTACGTCCAGCGCTTTCCGAAGAAAGGCATCACAGTTTCCCTGACCTTCGCTTTCCTGATTTTCTCCGTCACTGTTTTCAATATACTATCGGCCAGCGCGGACCGATTCGTTCAAGAAAAGGTGAAAGGAGGACTCTTTGGATACAACTTTCTGGTTCTGGAAAATCCATTCAGGTCCTTGTTGGCGAAAACATCTCTTCCCGTCCACGAGGAACTGAAAGATCCTTCCAGAGTTTACCTCTACACTTTGAAAACGGAAAGAGGAGAAAAAATGATCGCTTTCGTTGATGAATCGTTCTTTAGAAACTCAACGCTGAAGCTTCTCCGGGGATCTGCGAGATCTCTGGAAGCCTCTGATACCGCCTTGATAGGAGATCCCGTTGATCTTGAAGAAATAACAGGTACTCTGAAGTCCATCCTTCCGCTCGGTGGAAGAAAAGAAGTTAAGTTTAAAGTAGCGGGGATCTACAACAAGAACGATTATCTGGTTCCGATCGACATGATTGCACCGATTTCAAACGTTCCCAGTGACGTAAAACCCCTATCCCTGCTCCTTGGAAGAGTTGAAGAGAGCAGTGCTTCCAGCGTGAAACAGTTTTACTTTTCAAAGTTTGCCTATCCTTTCTTTTTGGATGAAGAATTCAAAAAACTCTACAGCGGAATAGAGGGGCTCGTCAGCGTGATAAAGTTCATTTTCCTGTTTGGATTCTTATCCGCCTCCTCCGGGCTCTTACTCTTCGTTCTGAAATCGTATTTTTCCAGGATAAAGATAATGGGAACACTCCGTGCCGTGGGGATGAAAATAAACCAGCTGGTAGCTTCTTTCCTGATAGAACACCTTTTCTTCCTCTTCGGAGGAATACTCATAGGTACCGTCTCAGGTGTTCTCATGGGGTATTTCGTTTCAGAAGCGATGTCTGAAAGCCTCGGAACTTTCATGGTTTCCGTACCAACAGCTTCTATCCTTCTTTCGCTCCTCACAGTGATCGCCCTTGCTTCAGCCGTTATGGTGATACCGAGCCTCATGATGTCAAAACTCTCACCACTCGAAGCCATGAAGGAAGGAGAGTGA
- a CDS encoding ABC transporter ATP-binding protein, whose product MIEVHNLWKEYNGKEKVTALKGINLRINTGEFVVILGPSGSGKTTLLNCLSGVDRPTRGTVIIHGTDLYTLSEEERTRFRAENMGFVFQFFNLVPVLTAIENVELPLLILGVNRKEARERAFEILRKVGLAHKCDRFPEELSGGEKQRVAIARAIVHNPKVIWADEPTGALDNETGRMIIDLLMEMKENSTLVVVTHDERIAEKADRVIRIRDGQIEQDICEKAL is encoded by the coding sequence TTGATCGAGGTTCACAATCTGTGGAAGGAATACAATGGGAAAGAGAAAGTAACAGCCTTGAAGGGTATAAATCTAAGAATAAACACGGGAGAGTTTGTTGTGATACTGGGCCCCTCCGGTTCTGGAAAGACAACGCTTCTGAATTGTCTTTCTGGTGTGGATCGCCCTACAAGGGGAACTGTGATAATCCATGGAACAGACCTGTACACGCTCTCAGAAGAGGAAAGAACGAGGTTCAGAGCGGAAAACATGGGGTTTGTGTTCCAGTTCTTCAATCTCGTTCCTGTCCTCACCGCCATTGAAAATGTGGAACTACCTCTGCTCATTCTGGGTGTGAACAGAAAAGAGGCAAGAGAACGAGCCTTCGAAATCTTGAGGAAAGTGGGGCTGGCTCACAAGTGCGACAGGTTCCCCGAAGAACTCTCCGGAGGGGAAAAACAGCGTGTCGCCATCGCGAGGGCCATCGTCCACAATCCAAAAGTCATATGGGCAGATGAACCCACCGGTGCTCTGGACAACGAGACGGGGAGAATGATCATAGATCTTCTGATGGAAATGAAGGAGAATTCCACACTGGTGGTCGTGACTCACGATGAAAGAATAGCAGAGAAAGCGGACCGGGTTATAAGAATAAGAGACGGTCAAATAGAACAGGATATATGTGAAAAAGCGTTGTAA
- a CDS encoding protein-L-isoaspartate O-methyltransferase, whose product MREKLFWILKKYGVSDHIAKAFLEIPREEFLTKSYPLSYVYEDIVLVSYDDGEEYSTSSQPSLMALFMEWVGLDKGMRVLEIGGGTGYNAAVMSRVVGEKGLVVSVEYSRKICEIAKRNVERLGIENVIFVCGDGYYGVPEFSPYDVIFVTVGVDEVPETWFTQLKEGGRVIVPINLKLSRRQPAFLFKKKDPYLVGNYKLETRFITAGGNLGNLLERNRKLLREFPFNREILLVRSHIFVELVDLLTRRLTEIDGTFYYAGPNGVVEFLDDRMRIYGDAPEIENLLTQWESCGYRSFEYLMLHVGYNAFSHISCSI is encoded by the coding sequence ATGAGAGAAAAGCTCTTTTGGATTCTTAAAAAGTACGGTGTGAGCGATCACATCGCGAAGGCTTTTCTGGAAATACCCCGTGAGGAGTTCCTGACGAAGTCCTACCCACTCTCTTACGTTTACGAGGATATCGTTCTGGTTTCCTACGATGATGGAGAAGAATACAGCACTTCCAGTCAGCCCTCTTTGATGGCGCTGTTTATGGAGTGGGTGGGTCTGGACAAAGGAATGAGAGTCCTCGAAATAGGCGGAGGAACGGGTTACAACGCTGCCGTGATGAGCAGAGTTGTGGGTGAGAAAGGCCTTGTGGTCTCCGTGGAATATTCGAGGAAAATCTGCGAGATCGCGAAAAGGAACGTGGAACGCCTTGGAATAGAGAACGTTATTTTTGTCTGTGGCGATGGATACTACGGTGTTCCGGAGTTTTCCCCGTACGATGTTATCTTCGTAACAGTCGGTGTGGATGAGGTGCCGGAGACGTGGTTCACTCAACTCAAAGAAGGTGGGAGGGTGATAGTACCTATCAATTTGAAACTTTCAAGAAGACAGCCCGCTTTCCTGTTCAAAAAAAAGGATCCGTATCTTGTGGGAAACTACAAACTGGAAACCAGGTTCATAACGGCAGGGGGCAATCTCGGAAATCTTCTCGAGAGGAACAGAAAGCTTTTGAGAGAATTTCCATTCAACAGAGAGATCTTACTCGTACGTTCTCATATCTTCGTGGAGCTGGTGGATCTCCTCACCAGGAGACTCACAGAGATTGATGGAACGTTCTACTACGCTGGGCCAAACGGCGTGGTAGAGTTTCTCGATGACAGGATGAGAATCTACGGGGACGCTCCAGAGATAGAGAACCTTTTAACTCAGTGGGAAAGCTGCGGCTACAGGAGCTTCGAGTATCTCATGCTTCATGTGGGTTACAACGCTTTTTCACATATATCCTGTTCTATTTGA